A window of Phycobacter azelaicus contains these coding sequences:
- a CDS encoding MHYT domain-containing protein, translating to MLDYSHNHLFVLASLTIALIAGFSGLSLLQGASQMTVPVRKIVVSIAAVILGSGIWSMHFVAMLGLELPVAYYFDPLITLISALTAILFMGLALLIVHFGTRTRAKIMLAGVIMGSGIAAMHYIGMSGMELCVPSYTVPQVVMAFAASIALSMASFQVSYGHRSARNIVLGTFGFGIAVFAVHFIAMAGTGFTQSAAHATFVPPMSRGVLAFGVTLSAFVLSGSFLLSGVTFATRLGGSPEAGAVSSGPDLEPADEIVPVAVAHGEEAVQLSECRIPYESDSRTHFINPSSVSAIRAEGHYTVLYSGESKLFCPWSISEAETRIGAGPFVRTHRSYLVNLDHVTSFERKKDNGVCYFEQTPALPKVPVSRSRLADVRNRLGM from the coding sequence TTGCTCGACTACAGCCACAACCACTTGTTTGTCCTTGCATCGCTCACGATCGCTCTGATCGCCGGGTTTTCTGGCCTGTCGCTGTTGCAGGGGGCCTCGCAGATGACGGTTCCGGTGCGCAAGATCGTTGTGTCCATCGCTGCGGTCATCCTGGGCAGTGGCATCTGGTCAATGCATTTCGTGGCCATGCTGGGTCTGGAGCTGCCCGTTGCCTATTACTTTGATCCGCTGATCACGCTGATTTCGGCGCTCACGGCAATTCTGTTCATGGGGCTGGCGCTGCTGATCGTACATTTTGGCACCCGTACCCGGGCCAAGATCATGCTGGCTGGCGTGATCATGGGCAGTGGGATCGCGGCCATGCATTACATCGGCATGTCGGGCATGGAGCTTTGCGTTCCAAGCTACACGGTTCCACAGGTGGTGATGGCCTTCGCGGCCTCCATTGCGCTGAGCATGGCGTCCTTTCAGGTTTCATATGGGCACCGCAGTGCCCGCAATATCGTGCTTGGGACGTTTGGATTTGGCATCGCGGTCTTTGCGGTGCACTTCATCGCCATGGCTGGGACCGGGTTCACTCAGTCGGCTGCCCACGCCACGTTCGTTCCCCCGATGAGCCGCGGCGTGCTGGCCTTCGGCGTGACGCTTTCGGCCTTTGTGCTGTCCGGCAGTTTTCTTTTGTCGGGGGTGACCTTTGCAACGCGACTGGGTGGCTCTCCAGAAGCGGGTGCTGTTTCCTCTGGCCCCGACCTAGAGCCTGCGGACGAAATCGTCCCAGTTGCCGTTGCCCATGGGGAAGAGGCAGTGCAGCTGTCAGAGTGCCGAATCCCCTATGAATCCGATTCGCGTACTCATTTCATCAATCCGTCCAGCGTTTCGGCAATCCGCGCCGAGGGGCATTACACGGTTCTTTATAGCGGAGAGAGCAAACTCTTTTGTCCATGGTCCATCTCCGAGGCAGAGACGCGCATTGGCGCAGGGCCCTTTGTTCGTACCCATCGCAGCTATCTTGTGAATTTGGACCACGTCACCAGTTTCGAGCGCAAAAAGGACAATGGGGTTTGCTATTTCGAGCAGACACCGGCCCTGCCCAAGGTGCCTGTCAGCCGCTCGCGCCTGGCTGACGTACGAAACAGACTTGGGATGTAG
- the tatA gene encoding twin-arginine translocase TatA/TatE family subunit → MLNNIGLPGILLIAVVVLVLFGRGKISSLMGEVGKGITAFKKGVKDSTDEIEQDAAVEAKDITPETEKDKA, encoded by the coding sequence ATGCTCAACAATATCGGCCTTCCCGGCATTCTTCTGATCGCCGTCGTGGTCCTGGTCCTGTTTGGCCGAGGCAAGATTTCTTCGCTGATGGGCGAAGTTGGCAAGGGCATCACTGCCTTCAAGAAAGGCGTAAAGGACAGCACGGACGAAATCGAGCAGGACGCTGCCGTCGAGGCAAAGGACATCACGCCCGAGACCGAAAAAGACAAGGCCTAA
- the tatC gene encoding twin-arginine translocase subunit TatC, with protein MSQSEEIEDSSAPLIEHLAELRTRLIRAVGAFIVGIVLAFTVAEPILQFLLGPIEATLRELGDPSPTLQYTSPQEYLFTLFRISMVFGFALSFPVIGFQLWRFVAPGLYKSEKNAFLPFLIASPVMFMLGASFAHFVVTPLAMAFFLGFADVSSIFANLLSGTVNELPTEAAVVPETAEGVRITFFGKVNESLDITLKFIMAFGLCFQLPVLLTLMGKAGLVSAEGLGSVRKYAVVAILVLAALVTPPDVITQLILFTVVYGLYEISIFLVGRVEKKREEKLRAEGYYDDEDEEDPLMAEFDKDDDK; from the coding sequence ATGAGCCAATCCGAAGAGATCGAGGATTCCTCCGCGCCGCTGATAGAGCATCTGGCGGAGCTGCGCACCCGCCTGATCCGGGCGGTGGGGGCCTTTATCGTCGGGATCGTTCTGGCCTTTACCGTGGCCGAGCCGATCCTGCAGTTCCTGCTGGGTCCGATCGAGGCGACCCTGCGTGAGCTGGGCGATCCCTCGCCCACCTTGCAGTACACCAGCCCGCAGGAATACCTGTTCACGCTGTTCCGCATCTCCATGGTGTTCGGTTTTGCGCTGTCCTTCCCGGTGATCGGTTTCCAGCTTTGGAGGTTTGTGGCACCGGGTCTCTACAAGAGCGAAAAGAACGCCTTTTTGCCCTTCCTGATCGCCTCGCCGGTGATGTTCATGCTCGGCGCATCCTTTGCGCATTTCGTCGTTACTCCGCTGGCGATGGCCTTCTTCCTCGGCTTTGCGGATGTTTCGTCGATCTTTGCCAATCTGCTGTCGGGCACCGTAAACGAGTTGCCGACCGAGGCAGCCGTGGTGCCGGAAACTGCCGAAGGTGTGCGCATCACGTTTTTCGGTAAGGTGAACGAGTCACTGGATATTACGCTCAAGTTCATCATGGCCTTTGGCCTGTGCTTTCAGTTGCCGGTACTTTTGACCCTGATGGGCAAGGCTGGTCTGGTCAGTGCCGAGGGGCTGGGCTCCGTGCGCAAATACGCAGTTGTGGCGATCCTTGTGCTGGCCGCGCTGGTAACGCCGCCGGATGTGATCACTCAGTTGATCCTCTTCACCGTGGTCTATGGTCTTTACGAGATTTCGATCTTCCTGGTGGGCCGGGTCGAGAAAAAGCGAGAAGAGAAACTGCGCGCCGAGGGCTACTATGACGATGAAGATGAAGAAGACCCTCTGATGGCTGAGTTCGACAAGGACGACGACAAATAA
- the tatB gene encoding Sec-independent protein translocase protein TatB: MFDLGWTELLVVGIVALIVVGPKDLPVLFRNVGRFVGKAKGMAREFSRAMNDAADEAGVKDMAQGLKAASNPVGTAMDGVKEAAQDMAKSIDPTKFDANSETGKLAAERAADAKKIQAATARAAAERKAKEAQEALAYAEAAEKELEAGAEPAAEDKETKS; encoded by the coding sequence ATGTTCGATCTTGGGTGGACCGAACTTCTGGTGGTCGGGATCGTTGCGCTGATCGTGGTCGGCCCAAAGGACCTGCCTGTGCTGTTCCGCAATGTCGGGCGTTTCGTGGGCAAGGCCAAGGGCATGGCCCGCGAGTTCAGTCGCGCGATGAACGATGCCGCCGACGAAGCGGGCGTAAAGGACATGGCACAGGGGCTGAAGGCCGCGTCAAATCCGGTCGGCACCGCGATGGACGGCGTCAAGGAGGCGGCGCAGGATATGGCCAAATCCATCGACCCGACCAAGTTCGACGCGAACAGCGAAACCGGCAAGCTGGCTGCCGAGCGCGCAGCGGACGCCAAAAAGATCCAGGCGGCTACGGCACGCGCTGCAGCAGAACGCAAGGCCAAGGAGGCGCAAGAGGCGCTGGCCTATGCCGAAGCGGCCGAAAAGGAGCTTGAGGCAGGCGCTGAACCTGCGGCTGAGGATAAAGAGACCAAATCATGA